Proteins found in one Arthrobacter sp. U41 genomic segment:
- a CDS encoding acetyltransferase, with protein MTELLLIGASGLAREVLACVRENGQFDVVGVLDDDESKVGSALDGAPVLGPASHALRYPEARVIVCIGAGKGRERVVARLAGLGFPGYRFATVIEPSVRIPYCCDIGPGSILLGNVTLTAGITVGSHVVMMPGVTLTHDDVVEDFATLAAGVSLGGGVRVGRAAYLGMNSSVRERTSVGAGAVIGMGAAVLGDVPVEETWVGVPARAITANKYAARKTQHIVAGT; from the coding sequence ATGACTGAGCTACTGCTGATTGGCGCCAGCGGCCTCGCCCGTGAGGTGCTTGCCTGCGTGCGCGAAAACGGCCAATTCGACGTGGTCGGAGTCCTTGACGATGACGAATCCAAGGTCGGGTCAGCACTTGACGGCGCCCCCGTCCTGGGTCCCGCCAGCCACGCCCTCCGCTACCCCGAAGCGCGCGTGATCGTCTGCATCGGTGCCGGGAAAGGGCGCGAGCGGGTTGTCGCCAGACTCGCCGGGCTGGGCTTCCCCGGGTACCGCTTCGCGACGGTGATTGAACCTTCGGTGCGGATTCCGTACTGCTGCGACATCGGTCCCGGCAGCATCCTGCTGGGCAATGTCACACTGACCGCCGGGATCACGGTCGGGAGCCATGTTGTGATGATGCCCGGCGTGACGCTGACCCACGACGACGTCGTGGAGGACTTCGCCACCCTGGCCGCCGGCGTCTCGCTCGGCGGCGGGGTCAGGGTCGGGCGCGCGGCCTACCTGGGCATGAACTCCTCGGTCCGTGAACGGACTTCGGTGGGGGCCGGGGCCGTGATCGGCATGGGAGCCGCCGTGCTGGGAGACGTGCCGGTGGAGGAGACCTGGGTTGGTGTGCCGGCACGGGCCATTACCGCGAACAAGTACGCGGCGCGGAAGACTCAACACATCGTGGCGGGGACTTAA
- a CDS encoding DegT/DnrJ/EryC1/StrS aminotransferase family protein has product MKPWLGVEEAEAVAEVIASGWVAQGPRVARFEEAFADAQQASHAVAVSNCTTALHLALKVAGIGPHDDVVVPSFSFIATANSVTYVGARPVFADVEADTGNVSVRTLAAALTPATRAVIVVDQGGMPVDLDPIRALCDGLGITVIEDAACAAGSTYRGRPVGAGAELAAWSFHPRKILTTGEGGMLTTRNAAWADRARKLREHAMSVSANDRHASVLAPAEEYGEIGFNYRMTDMQAAVGIVQLGRLAEAVSRRRAIAAAYRVALAGVEGLRFSEDPLYGTSNFQSFWFEVLPDFALGREELLERMAQDGISARRGIMAAHRQPAYAGRDTGGADLSVTERLTDHTVILPVYHQLTLDEQSRVIHSILKAAGKSDD; this is encoded by the coding sequence ATGAAGCCGTGGCTCGGAGTGGAGGAAGCCGAGGCCGTGGCCGAAGTGATCGCCTCCGGCTGGGTGGCGCAGGGACCCCGCGTGGCGCGCTTCGAGGAAGCCTTCGCCGACGCGCAGCAGGCCAGCCATGCCGTCGCGGTCTCCAACTGCACCACGGCCCTGCATCTGGCGTTGAAGGTGGCCGGCATCGGACCGCATGACGACGTGGTCGTCCCCTCTTTTTCCTTCATCGCCACCGCCAACTCGGTCACCTATGTGGGCGCCCGGCCGGTCTTCGCCGACGTCGAGGCGGACACCGGAAATGTGTCCGTGCGCACCCTTGCCGCCGCCCTGACGCCGGCCACCCGCGCCGTGATCGTGGTCGACCAGGGCGGCATGCCGGTTGACCTCGACCCGATCCGCGCCCTCTGCGACGGGCTGGGCATCACCGTCATCGAGGACGCGGCCTGCGCGGCGGGCTCCACGTACCGGGGCAGGCCGGTGGGAGCGGGTGCCGAGCTCGCCGCCTGGTCGTTCCACCCGCGCAAAATCCTCACCACCGGTGAGGGCGGGATGCTGACCACCCGCAACGCGGCATGGGCCGACCGCGCCCGCAAGCTCCGCGAACACGCCATGAGCGTCTCGGCGAACGACCGCCACGCTTCGGTCCTGGCACCGGCGGAGGAATACGGGGAGATCGGGTTCAACTACCGGATGACAGACATGCAGGCCGCCGTCGGGATCGTGCAGTTGGGCCGGCTTGCCGAGGCGGTGTCCCGGCGCCGGGCCATCGCCGCAGCCTACCGGGTGGCGCTCGCCGGGGTGGAGGGACTGCGCTTCAGCGAGGACCCCCTCTACGGAACCAGCAATTTCCAGTCGTTCTGGTTCGAAGTCCTGCCGGATTTTGCGCTCGGACGGGAGGAACTGCTGGAGCGGATGGCGCAGGACGGAATCTCCGCCCGGCGGGGCATCATGGCCGCCCACCGGCAACCCGCCTACGCCGGTCGGGACACCGGCGGGGCCGACCTGTCCGTGACGGAGCGGCTCACCGACCACACCGTCATTCTGCCCGTCTACCACCAGCTGACCCTGGATGAGCAGTCCCGGGTCATCCATTCGATCCTGAAGGCTGCGGGGAAATCCGATGACTGA
- a CDS encoding NAD-dependent epimerase/dehydratase family protein → MSILQGAQVLVTGGAGTIGSTVVDHLLDAGAGRIDVLDNLVRGRRANLDPALASGRVELVEGDIRDRDLVHDLSRGKDIVFHQAAIRITQCAEEPRLALEVLVDGTFNVLEAATAHRVGKLVAASSASVYGMAETFPTTERHHHHNNDTFYGAAKSFNEAMARSFRAMSGLDYVLLRYFNVYGPRMDVHGLYTEVLVRWMERIEDGLPPLIFGDGQQTMDFVHTRDVARANILAAGSGVDEGVYNVASGAETSLLELAEALLRAMDSTLHVEHGPERAVNGVVRRQADTAAARRDLGFSAETGLEEGLRELVEWWRPLRVEIADARVGGAR, encoded by the coding sequence ATGAGCATCCTGCAGGGAGCACAGGTTCTGGTCACAGGCGGAGCCGGGACCATCGGTTCCACGGTCGTGGACCACCTGCTCGACGCCGGCGCCGGCAGGATCGACGTGCTGGACAACCTGGTCCGGGGGCGGCGGGCCAACCTGGACCCGGCCCTGGCCAGCGGACGGGTCGAACTCGTCGAAGGGGACATCCGCGACCGGGATCTGGTCCACGACCTGAGCCGGGGCAAGGACATCGTCTTCCACCAGGCGGCCATCCGGATCACCCAGTGCGCCGAGGAACCCCGGCTGGCGCTGGAAGTGCTGGTGGACGGGACCTTCAACGTGCTCGAGGCCGCGACGGCCCATCGGGTCGGGAAGCTCGTGGCCGCCTCCAGCGCCTCGGTCTACGGCATGGCGGAGACGTTTCCCACCACCGAGCGCCATCACCACCACAACAACGACACGTTCTACGGTGCGGCCAAGTCCTTCAACGAAGCCATGGCCCGGAGCTTCCGCGCGATGTCCGGCCTGGACTACGTGCTGTTGCGCTATTTCAACGTGTACGGGCCGCGGATGGACGTCCATGGCCTCTACACCGAAGTGCTCGTGCGCTGGATGGAGCGGATCGAGGACGGGCTGCCGCCGCTGATCTTCGGCGACGGACAGCAGACCATGGACTTTGTCCACACCAGGGACGTGGCCCGGGCCAATATCCTCGCCGCAGGCAGCGGGGTGGACGAGGGTGTGTACAACGTCGCCAGCGGGGCAGAGACAAGCCTGCTGGAACTCGCCGAGGCGCTGCTGCGTGCCATGGACTCGACGCTGCACGTGGAGCACGGCCCGGAGCGGGCCGTCAACGGCGTTGTCCGGCGTCAGGCGGATACCGCCGCGGCCAGGCGCGACCTTGGGTTCAGTGCCGAAACCGGGCTCGAGGAGGGCCTGCGCGAACTGGTGGAGTGGTGGCGGCCGCTGCGCGTTGAAATTGCGGACGCCAGGGTCGGGGGTGCGCGGTGA
- a CDS encoding Gfo/Idh/MocA family protein, translating to MNESRSGYSRGLDPAPAAGPLRVAVIGAGYWGPNLARNFTASPDWELAGIVDLDQGRAARLAAAQGRVPVFRSVDELLDTADVDAIAIATPAHTHHGIALTALKAGKHVLVEKPLADSRVKGLEMVEEAQERGLVLMADHTYCYTPAVLKIRELIADGSLGEILFIDSVRINLGLVQPDVDVFWDLAPHDLSILDFILPDGLRPVEVTAHGADPLGTGQACIGHLTFALPNDAMAHVHVNWLSPTKIRQLVVGGSRRTLVWDDLNPQQRLSVYDRGVSLDRESRSAADRRNSAISYRLGDTWSPALPEYEALGQMVAEFANSIWQQRPARTSGASGLRVLSVLEAVSDSLSADGKASIVVGNEPQLEASR from the coding sequence ATGAATGAATCACGCTCGGGGTATTCTCGCGGACTGGACCCGGCGCCGGCCGCCGGGCCGCTGCGGGTAGCCGTCATCGGCGCGGGCTACTGGGGGCCCAACCTGGCCCGGAACTTCACCGCCAGCCCCGACTGGGAGCTGGCGGGAATAGTGGACCTGGACCAGGGCAGGGCCGCCAGGCTTGCGGCAGCCCAGGGCCGGGTGCCCGTCTTCAGATCCGTCGACGAACTGCTGGACACCGCCGACGTCGACGCCATTGCGATTGCGACGCCGGCGCACACCCACCACGGCATCGCACTGACGGCCCTGAAGGCAGGGAAGCACGTGCTGGTCGAGAAGCCACTCGCGGACAGCCGGGTCAAGGGACTGGAGATGGTCGAGGAAGCGCAGGAACGAGGCCTGGTCCTGATGGCGGACCACACCTACTGCTACACCCCCGCCGTGCTGAAGATCCGGGAGCTGATCGCCGACGGATCGCTCGGCGAGATCCTGTTCATCGACTCGGTCCGGATCAACCTGGGGCTCGTGCAGCCGGACGTGGACGTCTTCTGGGACCTCGCGCCGCATGATCTGTCCATTCTCGACTTCATTCTCCCCGACGGGCTGCGGCCGGTGGAGGTGACAGCGCACGGGGCGGATCCCCTGGGAACGGGCCAAGCCTGCATCGGGCACCTGACGTTCGCCCTCCCGAACGACGCCATGGCCCACGTCCACGTCAACTGGCTGAGCCCGACCAAGATCCGCCAGCTCGTGGTGGGCGGCTCCCGACGGACGCTGGTCTGGGATGACCTGAATCCCCAGCAGCGTCTGAGCGTCTATGACCGCGGAGTCAGCCTGGACCGGGAATCACGCTCCGCAGCGGACCGACGGAACTCCGCCATCTCCTACCGGCTCGGCGACACCTGGTCACCGGCGCTGCCCGAATACGAGGCCCTTGGCCAGATGGTGGCCGAATTCGCCAACAGCATCTGGCAGCAGCGACCCGCCCGGACCAGCGGTGCCTCCGGCCTCCGCGTCCTGTCCGTTCTGGAGGCTGTCAGCGACAGCCTCAGCGCGGACGGAAAAGCCAGCATCGTCGTCGGAAATGAACCGCAACTGGAGGCAAGCAGATGA
- a CDS encoding sugar transferase produces MPLGLTLQSPARSAGHPGGTVADLAYAPHAPRVLSTPQAAHGDAATLAPLRRPAAGPPVQPSAVAAAAQSAPARLSGREWARFLRRLLRGTDSLLVIASVIAGFFIHIEGGRPFAGTAADLTGTSIGVVLGVLWIAALGLYRTRDPKILGAGTSEYKRVAAASSAVFGLLAVGLVVFSVQPASAFYLVSLPLGLILLPLSRWIARRWYNARQAQGQYLVRAIVIGQAEDVRYVLKRIARKSNAVYEILGVALPGGRRGTSFDVDGRRVPVLSSTDDVVRTVGLCGAEAVIVAGPVPGGNQYIRELGWGLEEHKAELVLAASLTNVAGPRIHWRPVEGLPLMHVDVPRYSGAKHVFKRLLDIAVAAAALILLSPLLLALAIIVKRDSPGPVLFRQERVGKAGKPFRMLKFRSMVTDAEAALAGLGTQNDGAGVLFKIRNDPRVTRCGRWMRRYSLDELPQFWNVLSGEMSLVGPRPPLQREVGRYERHTHRRLLIKPGITGLWQVNGRSDLPWDEAVRLDLYYVENWSIMGDVIIIWRTFKAMCVPAGAY; encoded by the coding sequence ATGCCGCTCGGCCTGACCCTCCAAAGCCCCGCACGCAGTGCCGGCCACCCCGGGGGCACCGTGGCCGACCTCGCGTACGCCCCCCACGCCCCCCGCGTCCTCAGTACGCCCCAGGCCGCCCACGGAGACGCCGCAACCCTGGCGCCCCTGCGGCGGCCCGCCGCGGGGCCGCCCGTCCAGCCCTCCGCTGTTGCCGCCGCTGCGCAGTCCGCTCCGGCACGGCTCTCCGGCCGGGAATGGGCGCGGTTCCTGCGCCGCCTGCTGCGGGGCACGGATTCCCTGCTCGTCATCGCCTCCGTCATCGCCGGATTCTTCATCCATATCGAGGGCGGACGGCCTTTCGCGGGAACCGCCGCGGACCTCACCGGGACATCGATTGGAGTTGTCCTCGGCGTGCTGTGGATTGCAGCCCTGGGCCTTTACCGCACGCGGGACCCCAAGATTCTGGGAGCCGGGACCAGTGAGTACAAGCGCGTGGCAGCCGCCAGCAGTGCAGTCTTCGGGTTGCTTGCCGTGGGGCTGGTGGTTTTCAGCGTCCAGCCGGCGTCGGCGTTCTACCTGGTGTCCCTTCCGCTGGGACTGATCCTGCTGCCGCTGAGCCGGTGGATTGCCCGCCGCTGGTACAATGCGCGGCAGGCCCAGGGACAGTACCTCGTCAGGGCGATTGTCATTGGCCAGGCCGAGGATGTGCGCTACGTTCTCAAGCGGATCGCCCGCAAATCCAACGCCGTCTACGAGATCCTTGGGGTCGCGCTGCCTGGCGGGCGGCGGGGGACGTCGTTCGACGTCGACGGCCGCAGGGTGCCGGTCCTCTCCTCCACCGATGACGTCGTCCGGACGGTTGGCCTCTGCGGCGCGGAGGCAGTCATCGTGGCCGGCCCGGTACCCGGGGGCAACCAGTACATCCGCGAACTGGGCTGGGGGCTGGAAGAGCACAAGGCGGAACTTGTGCTGGCCGCGTCCCTGACCAACGTTGCCGGACCGCGGATCCACTGGCGCCCGGTGGAAGGGCTGCCGTTGATGCACGTGGATGTACCGCGGTACAGCGGCGCCAAACATGTCTTCAAGCGGCTGCTGGACATCGCGGTGGCTGCTGCTGCCCTGATCCTGCTCTCGCCGCTGCTCCTGGCCCTGGCAATCATCGTCAAACGCGACAGCCCGGGACCCGTCCTGTTCCGGCAAGAGCGGGTGGGCAAAGCCGGAAAACCTTTCCGGATGCTCAAATTCCGGTCCATGGTGACGGACGCCGAAGCCGCGCTGGCCGGGCTCGGCACCCAGAACGACGGCGCCGGCGTGTTGTTCAAAATCCGCAATGATCCCCGCGTGACCCGCTGCGGACGCTGGATGCGCCGCTACTCGCTGGACGAACTGCCGCAGTTCTGGAACGTCCTGTCCGGCGAAATGAGCCTTGTCGGACCCCGCCCGCCGCTGCAGCGCGAGGTGGGCCGCTACGAGAGGCACACCCACCGCCGCCTGCTGATCAAACCGGGAATTACCGGGCTGTGGCAGGTCAACGGCCGTTCGGACCTGCCGTGGGATGAGGCCGTGCGCCTGGATCTCTACTACGTCGAAAACTGGTCAATCATGGGCGACGTCATCATCATATGGCGCACCTTCAAGGCTATGTGCGTGCCTGCCGGCGCGTACTGA
- a CDS encoding diacylglycerol/lipid kinase family protein — MTENEPALDSLTALDSKAPPRRAAVIINPAKSGGPALQGAIFRLCETQGWAEPLWLETTVEDPGTGQARQALEAGVDVVIAAGGDGTVRCVAEVLAGTGTPMGLVPLGTGNLLARNLGVDITDPVSACYDAFNGSDQAIDVVKARLNHSDKEQVFLVMAGLGYDAAIMADTVDVLKDRMGWLAYVEAGIRKLPGKPVKAQISVDGGEPVRRRIRSVMIGNCGRIMGGVEIFPDARIDDGVLDLLVLAPRGRLGWLGVVAGIFGRNKNETESVEYFQGKSAEITLEHEQEFQLDGDHLGTGTHLAVTVEPDSLKIRMSI, encoded by the coding sequence ATGACAGAGAACGAACCGGCGCTTGACAGCCTAACCGCGCTCGACAGCAAGGCGCCGCCCAGACGCGCGGCCGTCATCATCAACCCCGCCAAATCCGGTGGTCCGGCGCTCCAGGGGGCGATCTTCAGGCTCTGCGAAACGCAGGGCTGGGCCGAGCCGCTCTGGCTGGAAACGACCGTTGAAGACCCGGGCACCGGCCAGGCACGCCAGGCGCTGGAGGCCGGAGTCGACGTCGTGATTGCCGCCGGCGGCGACGGAACCGTGCGCTGCGTCGCCGAGGTGCTCGCCGGCACCGGAACGCCGATGGGCCTGGTCCCGCTGGGAACCGGGAACCTGCTGGCCCGCAACCTCGGCGTGGACATCACCGACCCGGTCTCCGCCTGCTACGACGCCTTCAACGGCAGCGACCAGGCCATCGATGTCGTCAAGGCCCGGCTGAACCACTCGGACAAGGAGCAGGTGTTCCTGGTCATGGCCGGGCTCGGCTACGACGCCGCCATCATGGCCGACACCGTCGATGTGCTGAAGGACCGGATGGGCTGGCTGGCGTACGTCGAGGCCGGCATCCGTAAGCTCCCCGGCAAACCGGTCAAGGCGCAGATCAGCGTCGACGGCGGCGAGCCTGTCCGCCGCAGGATCCGCAGCGTCATGATCGGCAACTGCGGCCGGATCATGGGCGGGGTCGAGATCTTCCCCGACGCCAGAATTGACGACGGAGTGCTGGATCTGTTGGTCCTGGCCCCGCGGGGCCGGCTCGGCTGGCTGGGAGTCGTTGCCGGCATTTTCGGCCGGAACAAGAACGAGACCGAATCGGTGGAGTACTTCCAGGGCAAATCGGCCGAAATCACCCTGGAGCATGAGCAGGAATTCCAGCTCGACGGCGACCACCTTGGCACCGGAACGCACCTGGCCGTGACTGTTGAGCCCGACTCCTTGAAGATTCGGATGTCCATCTAA
- a CDS encoding IclR family transcriptional regulator domain-containing protein gives MIVAAKGAKAAGAPPASDQYVQSLARGLAVIRAFDTDHPKMTLTEVAARTDLTRATARRFLYTLVELGYVRTDGKIFALTAKVLQLGYAYLSGLSLPQLAQPHLEELSLQLGESTSAAVLEGTDIAYIARVATRRIMTVGITVGTRFPAYATSMGRVLLAALPPAELEDYLARAEIRPLTPLAIGTREALLAELARVRAQGWCLLNQELELGLMSIAAPVHDGPKVVAAINVSLQAQSVASRPDPEAYLDSVRTATVATAELISADLSSGR, from the coding sequence ATGATTGTCGCAGCAAAGGGCGCCAAGGCCGCTGGCGCGCCACCGGCCAGTGACCAATACGTACAGTCGCTGGCGCGCGGGCTGGCAGTGATCCGCGCCTTCGACACGGACCATCCGAAGATGACGCTGACCGAGGTGGCGGCCCGGACGGACCTCACCCGCGCCACGGCGCGGCGCTTCCTGTACACACTCGTGGAGCTGGGCTACGTCCGCACCGACGGCAAGATCTTCGCCCTGACCGCGAAGGTGCTGCAGCTCGGCTACGCCTACCTCTCGGGCCTGTCGCTGCCGCAGCTCGCCCAGCCCCACCTCGAGGAGCTGTCTCTGCAGCTGGGGGAGTCGACGTCGGCCGCTGTGCTGGAAGGCACGGACATCGCCTACATCGCCCGGGTGGCGACGCGCCGGATCATGACGGTCGGCATCACCGTCGGCACCCGCTTCCCGGCGTACGCCACCTCGATGGGCAGGGTGCTGCTGGCGGCCCTGCCGCCCGCCGAGCTGGAGGACTACCTCGCCAGGGCTGAGATCCGGCCACTGACGCCGCTGGCCATCGGAACCCGGGAGGCCCTGCTGGCGGAACTGGCCCGCGTCCGCGCCCAGGGCTGGTGCCTGCTGAACCAGGAACTCGAGCTCGGGCTGATGTCCATCGCCGCGCCCGTCCACGACGGCCCCAAGGTGGTCGCCGCCATCAACGTGTCCCTGCAGGCCCAGTCGGTCGCGAGCCGGCCGGATCCGGAGGCCTACCTGGACTCGGTGCGGACGGCCACCGTGGCCACTGCCGAACTCATCTCCGCGGACCTGTCTTCCGGCCGCTAG
- a CDS encoding 3-oxoacid CoA-transferase subunit B yields the protein MSVQSNDQASTQTGIQSSDKPLGRDDLARLVARDIKPGSFVNLGIGQPTLVSNYLEPEQDITLHTENGMLGMGPVATGDQIDPDLINAGKIPVTELPGASYFHHADSFAIMRGGHLDICVLGAFQVSATGDLANWHTGAPDAIPAVGGAMDLATGAKDVFVMMTLLTREGVSKLVEACTYPLTGVGCVTRVYTDKAVFLTGPGGVQVRETFGCTFEELQAMVPVPLKAASSEGS from the coding sequence ATGAGCGTCCAGTCAAATGACCAGGCGAGTACCCAGACCGGCATCCAGAGCTCCGACAAGCCGCTGGGCCGCGATGACCTGGCCCGCCTCGTGGCCCGGGACATCAAGCCCGGCTCCTTCGTGAACCTGGGCATCGGCCAGCCCACCCTGGTGTCCAACTACCTCGAGCCGGAGCAGGACATCACACTCCACACCGAGAACGGCATGCTGGGCATGGGTCCGGTTGCCACCGGGGACCAGATCGACCCCGACCTGATCAACGCCGGCAAGATCCCGGTGACCGAACTGCCCGGGGCGTCCTACTTCCACCACGCCGACTCGTTCGCGATCATGCGCGGTGGCCACCTCGACATCTGCGTGCTGGGGGCCTTCCAGGTCTCGGCGACGGGCGACCTCGCCAACTGGCACACCGGCGCGCCGGATGCGATCCCGGCGGTCGGCGGAGCCATGGACCTCGCGACCGGCGCCAAGGACGTCTTCGTGATGATGACGCTCCTGACGCGCGAGGGCGTGTCCAAGCTCGTCGAGGCGTGCACGTACCCGCTGACCGGCGTCGGCTGCGTGACCCGGGTCTACACGGACAAGGCCGTCTTCCTGACCGGGCCCGGCGGTGTCCAGGTCCGCGAGACATTCGGCTGCACATTCGAGGAGCTGCAGGCAATGGTTCCGGTCCCGCTCAAGGCCGCATCCTCCGAAGGAAGTTAA
- a CDS encoding 3-oxoacid CoA-transferase subunit A, with product MLNFLDSVNEAVAGIKDGSTVMIGGFGNAGQPFELIDALMDCGAKALTVVNNNAGQGDQGLALLIKEGRVKKMICSFPRQSDSWHFDAKFHAGEIELELVPQGNLAERIRAAGAGIGGFFTPTGYGTMLAEGKETRILDGRGQVFETPLHADVALIKALKADGKGNLVYRKTARNFGPIMAAAAKHTVVQVTEIVPTGGLDPEVVVTPGIYVNSIVKVA from the coding sequence ATGCTGAACTTTCTCGACAGCGTCAACGAGGCCGTCGCCGGCATCAAGGACGGATCCACGGTGATGATCGGGGGTTTCGGCAACGCCGGGCAGCCGTTCGAACTGATCGACGCCCTGATGGACTGCGGCGCCAAGGCTCTCACCGTCGTCAACAACAACGCCGGCCAGGGCGACCAGGGCCTCGCCCTGCTGATCAAGGAAGGCCGGGTGAAAAAGATGATCTGTTCCTTCCCGCGGCAGTCCGATTCCTGGCACTTCGACGCGAAATTCCACGCCGGTGAGATCGAGCTGGAACTGGTGCCGCAGGGCAACCTGGCTGAACGGATCCGCGCCGCAGGCGCCGGGATCGGCGGCTTCTTCACCCCCACCGGCTACGGCACCATGCTGGCCGAGGGCAAGGAAACGCGCATCCTCGACGGCCGCGGCCAGGTCTTCGAGACTCCCCTCCACGCCGACGTCGCGCTTATCAAGGCGCTCAAGGCCGACGGCAAGGGCAACCTCGTCTACCGCAAAACGGCGCGCAACTTCGGCCCGATCATGGCCGCCGCGGCCAAGCACACGGTGGTCCAGGTCACGGAGATCGTCCCGACGGGCGGCCTCGACCCGGAGGTCGTCGTGACCCCCGGAATCTACGTCAACAGCATTGTGAAGGTGGCCTGA
- a CDS encoding thiolase family protein — MKQAYLYDAVRTPFGKFGGGLAGVRPDDLAAHVIGEAVKRAPRLDVERIDEVVFGNANGAGEENRNIARMGTLLAGLPVSIPGTTVNRLCGSSLDAAIIASRQINTGDAKLMLIGGAESMSRAPWVLPKTEKPYPAGDMTLVSTTLGWRLVNPAMRPDWTVSLGEATERLAEKYGITRQAQDEFSAASHNLAAAAWDEGFYDRLVTPVPGTGLVRDEGIRAGSSAEKLAGLKTVFRTEDGTVTAGNASPLSDGASAAWLGSENAAGILGLDPLARIAGRGAHANDPQFFGYAPVEAANKALAKAGIGWDQVGAVELNEAFAAQSLACINAWGVDPGVVNRHGGAIAMGHPLGASGGRILGTLARSLQASGERWGVAAICIGVGQGLAIVLENVTATKAQRATTRATTRATAPATTATVKG; from the coding sequence ATGAAGCAGGCCTACCTTTACGATGCCGTCAGGACCCCGTTCGGGAAGTTCGGCGGGGGACTGGCGGGGGTCCGTCCGGATGACCTGGCCGCGCATGTGATCGGTGAGGCCGTGAAGCGTGCGCCGAGGCTGGACGTCGAGCGGATCGATGAGGTGGTGTTCGGCAACGCCAACGGCGCGGGCGAGGAGAACCGCAACATCGCCCGGATGGGCACCCTGCTGGCCGGTTTGCCGGTCTCGATCCCCGGCACCACCGTGAACCGGCTGTGCGGGTCCTCGCTGGACGCGGCGATCATCGCCTCCCGGCAGATCAACACCGGCGACGCGAAGCTGATGCTCATCGGCGGCGCCGAGTCGATGTCCCGCGCGCCCTGGGTGCTGCCCAAGACGGAGAAGCCCTACCCGGCCGGGGACATGACCCTGGTCTCCACCACGCTGGGCTGGCGCCTGGTCAACCCGGCCATGCGCCCGGACTGGACCGTGTCCCTGGGCGAGGCCACCGAACGGCTGGCCGAGAAGTACGGGATCACCCGGCAGGCGCAGGACGAGTTCTCCGCGGCCTCCCACAACCTGGCCGCCGCGGCCTGGGACGAGGGATTCTACGACCGGCTCGTCACCCCGGTCCCGGGCACCGGCCTGGTCCGGGATGAGGGCATCCGCGCCGGGTCCTCGGCGGAAAAGCTCGCGGGCCTGAAGACGGTGTTCCGCACCGAGGACGGCACCGTCACCGCCGGGAACGCCTCCCCGCTCTCGGACGGCGCGTCCGCGGCGTGGCTCGGCTCCGAGAACGCCGCCGGGATCCTGGGCCTTGACCCGCTGGCGCGCATCGCCGGGCGCGGCGCGCACGCCAACGACCCGCAGTTCTTCGGCTACGCCCCGGTGGAGGCGGCCAACAAGGCCCTCGCCAAGGCGGGCATCGGCTGGGACCAGGTCGGCGCCGTCGAACTGAACGAGGCGTTCGCCGCGCAGTCCCTGGCCTGCATCAACGCCTGGGGCGTCGACCCGGGCGTCGTGAACCGGCACGGCGGCGCGATCGCGATGGGCCACCCCCTGGGCGCCTCCGGCGGACGTATCCTGGGCACCCTGGCCCGGTCCCTGCAGGCCTCCGGTGAGCGCTGGGGCGTCGCCGCGATCTGCATCGGCGTCGGCCAGGGCCTCGCCATCGTGCTCGAAAACGTCACGGCAACGAAGGCCCAGCGGGCTACAACACGGGCTACAACACGGGCTACAGCACCGGCAACAACAGCAACAGTAAAGGGCTAG
- the pcaC gene encoding 4-carboxymuconolactone decarboxylase, with the protein MTGPERTGLERHGVVQPDATSQEIYDGGMVVRREVLGTAHVDRANANKDPFTEDFQDMITRIAWGGIWTRPGLTRQMRSAVTITAMVAHGHWEELAMHIRAAITNGLSRDEIKEILLQTAIYCGVPSANTAFKTAQQVFRSMDDAGMDNTEMDKTV; encoded by the coding sequence GTGACCGGCCCGGAGCGGACCGGCCTGGAACGCCACGGAGTAGTGCAGCCTGACGCCACCAGCCAGGAGATCTACGACGGCGGCATGGTGGTCCGCCGCGAAGTGCTCGGCACCGCGCACGTGGACCGTGCCAACGCCAACAAGGATCCCTTCACCGAGGACTTCCAGGACATGATCACCCGGATCGCCTGGGGCGGCATCTGGACCCGACCGGGCCTGACCCGGCAGATGCGCTCCGCCGTCACCATCACCGCGATGGTCGCCCACGGTCACTGGGAGGAGCTGGCCATGCACATCCGCGCCGCCATCACGAACGGTCTGAGCCGGGACGAGATCAAGGAAATCCTGCTGCAGACCGCCATCTACTGCGGGGTCCCCTCCGCCAACACCGCTTTCAAGACCGCGCAGCAAGTATTCCGTTCCATGGACGATGCCGGAATGGACAACACTGAAATGGACAAGACCGTATGA